The sequence below is a genomic window from Bactrocera neohumeralis isolate Rockhampton chromosome 4, APGP_CSIRO_Bneo_wtdbg2-racon-allhic-juicebox.fasta_v2, whole genome shotgun sequence.
ATTGTATGCACACtaaatttttgctttgtaaATGCAACCATGCGTATATCTGTTTTATCTGCTGCCACTTTCAGCATATGACCGcagctgaaaataaaaagcagCAAGAGAACGAGCAGACTTCTGACAGTTGACAATCGCCAACGCTCTCACTTTGTGTTGTATTCATTTGTTGTAGCTTGAAGTTGGAGCAACAATCTGTGGAGCTCTCGTTGGTCATATTGGCAaactgtgttttgtttttgcaccacAAAATACGTTAATGGATTCGATAGTACGGCAGAaagatacaaaaattatttgctacGTTTCTTGGCAAATCTCAATATAAATCAGTGGGTTAATTGTAAAAAACGCCGACTTGGTGATTTCCCAAAGTAGCATTTACTTTTGAAGGCTATTAGCGCTTAGAACGTGGCATTTTCTAAAGTAATCAAGGGAAGTAAACATTAAGTAGAGGTTGTGACCTGGCTTACGTGTGATTTTTCTCGGTAAgcatatttctattattaatcAAACGTTTgtatttcatagaaaaatacacatgtatgtatgtatatgattgcATCTTTTTTTCTATtgagaaataataattaaaaaacttttgtattccGCATTATATAGATAAGCAACGCTCattgaatataatttgttttgccTGAAAGAGAGAAAAGCTGAGATAGAGTAGCAAGACCTCATAATGATTCCTGGGTACGGACCGGTGATGCAAGCCCTTTTGGGTACACTTTTTACATGGGGATTAACAGCTGCGGGTGCAGCGTGCGTGATATTTGTGCGCGGCAATCAACGCAAGTCACTTGATGCTGCATTAGGTTTCGCCGCTGGTGTCATGATTGCTGCTTCGTTTTGGTCACTTTTAAATCCCGCCATAGAAATGGCAGAGAGTTCACATCTGTATGGCGTTTACGCCTTTATGCCAGTTTCTGGTGGTTTTCTTTTGGGTGCCATCTTTGTGTATGGATGTGATAGGCTTATGTCGTATCTTGGACTCAACAGCACAAATATGATGATTTCGATGACACAAACGAATAAGGATAAGGCTGATATTGCTATCGATGATATACGTAATAGTCAAGGTGTTTTGGATCGCACTGTAACAAAAAGCATGGATAGTTTTTCTGATTGCTTGAGTACACAACACGGCAACCTTGAGCCACGACgtcgaaaaaaaaacagcgcAGCCGAATTAGAAGCTCAGCGTACATACACAACAGATAGTCAACGTAACCTTGAAAACGCAGTGGCACAATGGAAACGTATTATGTTACTGGTTGTTGCAATAACCGTACATAACATTCCCGAGGGTCTGGCGGTCGGTGTCAGCTTCGGCGCAATAGGCAGTACTGAATCTTCCACATTTGAAGCTGCTCGAAATTTAGCAATTGGTATTGGAATTCAGAATTTTCCAGAGGGCCTCGCTGTAAGTCTGCCTTTACACGCAGCTGGCTTTAGCGTGGCACGCGCATTGTGGTATGGTCAACTGTCTGGTATGGTGGAACcgatttttggtattttggGTGCAGTTGCAGTGACATTTGCCAATCTCATATTACCATATGCACTGTCATTTGCAGCCGGCGCAATGATATATATTGTTGCGGATGACATATTGCCCGAAGCTCATGCCAGTGGCAATGGAACGATTGCCACTTGGGGCACGGTAGCAGGGTTCCTTATAATGATGTGCCTTGAAGTTACCCTATCTTGATGTTACCACTACTGCCGttgttatatttgttatattattaactACAAGTACAATATTTTGCGTTTACAAAGCTACAACAATCGCTTGATCAGTCACATTGATTTGGTACAAAAGCCtatctattttttaaatgactATTTACGGATGTAAATGCGTGTGTTCTGATgtaattgtgtatatatgtactttgaCATGTATTTAAGCAGCGTGATTGATTGTAATGCTCGCTAAGTCgcttaaatatgaaaattacgaTAGCCGAGCactattttcataaaaagttaacgcattaatattttgtactttttaaaaaatctcatAAAACGGACAACTGAGTAttacttttgtaaatatttactgaAAATAAGAATTCTTGTAAACACTATTGTTTTAGAAATTTCTGTCTCGCAAAAAGTTATTAAAGCGAATACCATCATTTTACTTAAATGGAATACTTTAATGTATCTCATTAAAATACTATTTGTTAGATACAGTATAATTTAATTAGTTTCTAAGTATGTTTTGAGCAGAGAAAAAACTAAGtaatttaatgaagaaaaaaaatatatacaatatatatttacctAAAGTGAAGGTGGCATACTTATTTGTGAGTGTAAatagtttatatgtatacacagtAGCGATGAAATATTGTGGTAAACAATTTCCGCTGGAAGCCAAACAAGACGTTGGTAATCAATCAACGTATATTTTCAACAGTTACTATACGCAAGTAATTAGCtacatataacaacaacagttaAGATAGCTAAATTAAATtctgataaatttaaaatgtcacGATAATTTGTGATGTACACAGATAAAGGCAGATACGTGCACTGAGTTATCTTCAAAAAGACAAATAAACGTGTAAAATATTCACGTTATCGTTTTGTGAACAATACGCTGCCTATGCAAGCTCTATTTAATCCTGCTTGCACATATTTCATTTGCAAGTCTGTTTAAAGTTTTCTTCCTTCTTTCTTTCATTGCTTTGGGTTTCCTCAGTTCttcattttgcataattttttataaatatattggaGTTTTTAGATAAAGATATGATAAAATATAAGCACAATGACTATTATTTGATTTATGATTGTTGTTATTGGGGCCTTACTACTATCCaataaacatttacatatattttaatgttaaCATATTGTTAACAAGATAACAGCAACTGTTACAATAATAACTGATACGAGAAGAGTGTTGTTATACTTTAGCAACTTGGTGCAAAGAGTTAATAGTGTTGTTAAGTGCTAAATTTCggacaaagcaaaaaaattaaatactatttAAAGAATTATTACAATATATTTCACTAACTTTCTGAAAAAACAGTTTCTAATGCCAAGTGATGTATTCTACAAATAGAAAATCTACGCCATTTACACCTCCATAAC
It includes:
- the LOC126755241 gene encoding zinc transporter ZIP11; the protein is MIPGYGPVMQALLGTLFTWGLTAAGAACVIFVRGNQRKSLDAALGFAAGVMIAASFWSLLNPAIEMAESSHLYGVYAFMPVSGGFLLGAIFVYGCDRLMSYLGLNSTNMMISMTQTNKDKADIAIDDIRNSQGVLDRTVTKSMDSFSDCLSTQHGNLEPRRRKKNSAAELEAQRTYTTDSQRNLENAVAQWKRIMLLVVAITVHNIPEGLAVGVSFGAIGSTESSTFEAARNLAIGIGIQNFPEGLAVSLPLHAAGFSVARALWYGQLSGMVEPIFGILGAVAVTFANLILPYALSFAAGAMIYIVADDILPEAHASGNGTIATWGTVAGFLIMMCLEVTLS